CGGGGGCGGCGCCGCAGCGCCGCCCCCGGTCTTTCGCTCACGTGGCTGGCCGGACTTCAGGGCCCGTCGGTCACCGCCCCGAAGCAGGCGGACGAGACCTGCCGGGCGTACTTGGCCAGGACGCCGCGGGTGTAGCGGGCGGCCGGTGGCCGCCAGGCGGCGCGGCGGCGGGCGATCTCGGCCTCCGGCACCTCCAGCTGGAGGAGGCGGCGGGCGGCGTCGATGGTGATGCGGTCGCCCTCCTGGACGAGGGCGATGGTTCCGCCGGCGGCCGCCTCGGGAGCGACGTGCCCCACGACCATCCCGTACGTTCCGCCGGAAAACCGCCCGTCGGTGATGAGGCCGACGGAGTCGCCGAGTCCGGCACCGATGATGGCGGCGGTGGGCGAGAGCATCTCCCGCATGCCCGGTCCTCCGCGGGGACCCTCGTACCGGATGACCAGCACGTCTCCCGGGCGGATCCGGCCGCCGAGGATCGCGCCCAGGCAGTCTTCCTCCGACTCGAAGACGCGGGCCGGACCCGTCATGCTGGGCTGCTTGACGCCGGTGATCTTGGCCACGCTGCCCTCCTCCGCGAGGTTCCCGCGCAGGACGGCGAGGTGCCCCTGCGCATACATCGGCCGGTCCCAGGGGCGGAGGACGTCCTGCCCCTCCGGGGGGGCCTCGGGAACGTCCCGCAGCACCTCGGCGATGGTCTGGCCGCTGATCGTCAGGCAGTCGCCGTGCAGCAGCCCATGCGCCAGGAGCATCTTCATCACCTGGGGGATGCCACCCACGCGGTGCAGGTCGGTCATGACATAGCGGCCCGAGGGCTTGAGGTCGCAGAGGACCGGCACCCGGGCCCGGATGGCCTCGAAGTCGTCGAGGGCGAGCGGCACGTGCGCGGCATGCGCGATCGCGAGCAGGTGGAGGACCGCGTTGGTGGAGCCGCCGGTGGCCATGACCACGGTGATGGCGTTCTCGAAGGCGGCCCGGGTGAGGATCTGCCGCGGCGTGCGTCCGGCGCGGATGGCCTCCACCAGGACCGCGCCGGAGCGCGCCGCGCTCTCGGCCTTCTCGGCATCCTCCGCCGCCATCGTCGACGAGCCGGGAAGGCTCAGGCCCATCGCCTCGATGACGGACGACATGGTGTTGGCGGTATACATGCCGCCGCAGCTGCCGGCTCCGGGGCAGGCGTGGCACTCCACGGCGTGCAGCCGCTCGGCATCGATCCGGCCGGCGCTGAACTGGCCCACCGCCTCGAAGGCGCTGACGATCGTCAGGTCCTCGCCCTCGAGGTGCCCCGGCTTGATGGTGCCGCCGTAGACGAAGATCGCCGGGATGCCCAGGCGCGCGATGGCGATCATCGCCCCCGGCATGTTCTTGTCGCACCCGCCGACCGCGAGCACGCCGTCCATGCTCTCGGCATTCACGGCGGTCTCGATGGAGTCGGCGATCACCTCGCGCGAAACCAGGGAGTACTTCATCCCCTGGGTGCCCATCGAGATGCCATCGCTCACGGTGATGACGCCGAAGAGCTGGGGCATGGCCCCCGCGTCGCGGATGGCGGCCTCCGCGCGGCGCGCCAGCAGGTCCAGCCCGGCGTTGCAGGGGGTGATGGTGCTGTAGCCGTTGGCGACGCCGACGATGGGCTTCTCGAAGTCGCCCTCGGTGAACCCGACGGCGCGCAGCATGGCGCGGTTGGGGGCGCGCTGGACGCCCTGCGTGACGGCGCGGCTGCGGAGGTTGTGCGGCATGGCGGGAACGGGGGTCGGGGAAGGCGTGGCGCGGACCGACGGAATCTAATGGCGCCCGGCGGGGGCCGCAGCCGGGGTCGCCCCAACGACACAGGGGGCCGGAGCCCCCTGTTTCTGCCTGCGGGACGGGTGGCGGGCGCCTATTTGACGCCGGCCAGCGTCTCCTGGAGCGCCGCCCGCTGCACCTCGTCCGCGGTGACCGGGGTGAGTGCGGCATTGTCGGCCTCGCCGGTACGAATGCGGATGACGCGCTCGATCGGCTGGACGAAGATCTTGCCGTCCCCGACCTCGCCGGTGCGCGCGGCCGACAGGATGGCCTTGATGCAGGGCTCGACGAACGGCTCGGAACAGGCCATCTCGACCTTGACCTTCTCCCGGAACTCGAGGATGACCTGGGCGCCGCGGTAGGTCTCGACCAGCTCGCGTTCGCCGCCGTGGCCGCTGACGCGGGAAATGGTGACGCCGGTGATCCCGGCCCGGAACAGGGCCGCCTTCACCTCCGGCAGCTTCTCGGGCCGGATGACCGTGGTGATGAGCTTCATGGTCCGCTCCTGCGTGGAAGAAGGGTGAGGGGGGACTGCCCGCCGCCTGCCGCCTGCCATCGCTCCTCGAGATCCCTGGCCAGTCCGCGCCCCGGGGTGGGGGCGGCAGGAACGCCGCGAATGGATGACCGGCAACCGATGACGGGCAGACCCCCTTTCTTTTCGAGACTCAGGCCGCGGCCTTGCTGGCCTTGGTGGTGGCGTGGGCCGAGGCCGACGCGAGCACCACCGCGGACGAGATGTCCTGCGTGTCGGGGTAGGCCAGCGCCCCCACCTCCGGGATGTCGAGACCCAGTTCCTCGGCATCGGCCGAGACGCGGTGGCCGCCGACGATGAGCCCAATGACCTGCCAGCAGACGAAGGCCAGCGCGCCGACCACGACGATGTTGGTCACGATCCCGATCGACTGCGCCGCCAGCTGGCTGGCATCGCCGTAGAAGAGCCCGCGCACGCCGCCCGCCACGCCGTTCCAGCCCTCGCCATAGGTGCCGTCGGCAAAGAGGCCGAGGGCAAACACGCCCCAGAGCCCATTGACGCCATGCACCGCGATGGCGCCCACCGGGTCGTCGATCCGGAGCGTGCGTTCAACGAAGTACACCGCCCAGCAGACCAGCACCCCCGCGATGCCACCGATCAGCACGGCCACCGGCGCGGTCACGAAGGCACAGGGGGCAGTGATCGCCACCAGGCCAGCCAGCACGCCGTTCGCCAGCATCGAGGGGTCCGGCTTCCCGAACCGCGTCCACATGTAGATCATCGCCGTGATGCTACCCGCCGCCCCAGCCAGCATCGTATTGGTGGCCACGACCCCGATGCGCAGGTCGGTGCCGGCAAGGGTGCTGCCGGCGTTGAAGCCGAACCAGCCAAAGCAGAGCACGAAGGTGCCGAAGATCGCCATCGGGATGTTGTGCCCGGGGATCGCGTTGACCTGCCCGTTGGGGCCGTACTTGCCGCGCCGCGCACCCAGCAGCTTGCCGGTGACCAGGCCGATCACGCCGCCGGTGAGGTGCACCACCGAGGAGCCCGCGAAGTCGACGTGGCCGTGCCCGAGGCCGGCGTTGCTCCCGAGCTGCGACAGCCATCCGCCACCCCAGACCCAGTTGGCGTACAGCGGATAGATCAGGCCCCCGATGGCCAGGCTCAGCCCGAGGAACGAGGTGAACTTCCACCGCTCGGCGAGCACGCCGGTGGGAATGGTCGCGGTGGTGTCCATGAAGACCATCTGGAACAGGAAGTAGGCGAAGACCGGCGCGGTGTAGTTGATGCCGGTCAGGAAGAACCCCGACAGGCCCATCAGGTTCCAGGTATGGCCCCCGAGCGAGATGCTCAGGGCCTTGGTGAGCGTGGCGGTCTCGGCCGTCTGCCCCAGGGGCAGGATGGGACCAAGGCCGCCGGCCTGGATCGCGAACCCGCAGGCCCAGTAGGCCATCATCGCCACGCCGTACACCATGAAGTTCATGGTGGCGGTGTGGGCCGCGTTCTTGGCACGGGTGAAGCCGGTCTCGACCATCGCGAAGCCGAGCTGCATCAGCATCACCAGGAAGCCCGCCACCAGCGTCCACACGAAGTTGACCGCGACCCCACTGGCGACCGCCGCGGTATTCGCCGCCTGCGCGACGGAATCGGCGGTGGAGGCCACCGCGGTGACTGCCGGGGCAGCCAGCGCGGCGGCCGAATCGACTGGCGCGGCCTGGGCGGCCAGGGCCGCCGGCGCGGCCAGGACGGCCAGCACAAGGAGGAGTCGGGATCGTGACATCGCAGGGTCCGGGTTCAGGGTGGCATCCTCCCGGTCCGGCAGACCGGGAGCCTCGTGCGGTCCCACCAGAGGGACCGGAATCGCCGTGGGCTGGTGGCTACCCGGGTGAAACTAGCCGAGTACTGCATAAGTGTCAAGTGGCACGTGCAGAATATGCAAGAAATTGCCGACAAGTTGCAGCAAAGCGACTGATAGAGCGTGGAAATGATCATGAAAAATGAAAAAGCCGCACGAAATTCCGCGCGGCATGCAATCTCGTCATTTCAGTGGATTCTCAGGTCACAACCCTCAACACCCGCCCCGCCAACGACTTGCTATACCCCCTCGTCCCGCAGCCCCTCTTCGTTCCGATCCCAGTGGTACTCCATGTAACTCGCGGTCTCCTCGGCCAGCTCCGACCCCAGCAGCCGCTCCACGACGTGCAACGACATGTCCAGACCGGCCGAGACCCCGGCCGAACTGATCACCCGCCCAGTGTCGAGGAAGCGCTCCCCCTCCCGGACCACCGCCAGGGGGGCGACGTCCCGGAGCAGCCCCACGGCTGCATGGTGGGTCGCGGTCTCCAGGCCATCGAGCAACCCCGCCTTGCCGAGCAGCAGGGAGCCCGTGCACACGGACAGGACCAGTTCCGCCTGCGCCGCGGCCTGGCGGATCCACGCGATCAGCGCCGCGTTGCCCACCTCGCGTCGGGTGCCGAGCCCGCCCGGCACGAGCAGGATCTCGGCGGCGGGCGCATCGGCGAGGGTGTGATGGGGCAGCAGTGTCAGGCCCCCACGCAGGTGGACCGGGCCGGGGCGTTCCGCGACCAGCACGACGCGGAACGGCTCGAGCCCGTGGCGGCGGCCGGCCACCGAGAAGACCTCGAAGGGGCCGGCCACATCCAGGACCTCGGCATCGTCGAAGACGAGGAGGGACACCGTGCGAGTGGGAGCCATGGCGGTGGGGTTGGGGTGCAGCAAAGGTAGGGCAGGATGGGGATTCGGGTAACCGGGTGCGGACGGCCCGGGGGCTCGGACGTGACGCCGGTCCCCTACTCCCCTCCCCCCGCCTTCCCTAGATTCGTCCCATGGCCGAGGCCCCCTGTCCGACCTGCAAGACCCCCGTCCCGTCCGCCGCCCTGTACTGCCCGAACTGCGGCAGCCGCACGGGCAGCGGCGACTCCAAGGTCGAACCGCAGCCCGCGCTGGACGTTCCCACGCTGCTCGCGCTGGCGCTCGGCACCAAGTACGAGGTGCGCCGGATGCTCGGCGAGGGGGGCTTCGCGCAGGTCTACGAGGTGTTCGACACCGACCTGCAGCGGCGCCTGGCGGTCAAGGTGCTCAAGCCGGACATCGCGTGGTCGGCGGGCATGCTGGAGCGCTTCCGGCAGGAGTGCCGGTCCATCGCGCGGCTCTCCCATCCGAACATCCTGGCCATCCACTTCGTGGGCGAGGGGCAGGGGCTGGTCTACTACGCCATGCCCTTCGTGGAAGGCGAGGCCCTGGCCAGCCTGCTCCGGCGCGGCGGGGCCCTGACGCCCGAGCGGGCCCTCGGCATCCTGCGCCCCCTCCTCGACGCGCTCTCCCATGCCCACGGGCAGGGGCTGATCCACCGCGACATCAAGCCCGACAACATCATGCTCGAAGCCAGCACCGGGCGGCCGCTGCTGGTGGACTTCGGGATCGCCAAGCGCCTCGATGGCGAGGGGCATCGCACCCAGACCGGCTTCGTGGTGGGCACGCCGCAGTACATGAGCCCCGAGCAGGCGCTCGGCCAGGGCGACGTCGACGCGCGTTCCGACCTCTACGCGGTGGGCGCGGTGCTCTACCAGATGGTGACCGGCGCCCCGCCGTTCGAGGGGGACACCAGCCAGGAGATCGTGGGCAAGCACCTGAGCGAGCCGGCCCCCATCGCCAGCGCCAAGAACGCCCGCATTCCGGGGTGGCTCTCGGACGTGATCGTCCGCTGCCTGGCCAAGCGGCCGGCCGAGCGGTACCAGTCCGCCGCGATGCTGCTCGAGGCGGTGGAGGCGGGCCGCCTTTCGGGTCCGCAGGAGGGGGTGAGCGCTGAGCGGGTTGCCCGGAAGCTGCAGGAGGATGCCACCGCGATCATGCCGAGCGCGGAGCAGCGCCGCGCCACGCCGCCGCCGGTCCGGCCGTCCCGGAGCGTCTCCGGCGCCGGGGTGGTCCGCGAGGCGCCGGCCGCGCCCCCCGCGGCGACGGGCGGCCGGCGCTGGCCGCTGCTCCTCCTGGTGCTGCTGCTGGGCGGCGGGGCGGGGGGGTGGTTCCTGCTCACCCGGAACGCGACGCTGGTCGTCGAGAACCGGCTGGTCGACCCGATCAAGGTGACGGTGGGGAGCGAGACCCGCGAGGTGACGCCGGGAGCGAGCATCGAGCTGACGGTGCGGACCGGGCAGCCGCTGGTGGCGCAGTGGTTCCTGGTGCGGCCGGTGGGTCCGGACGGCCAGCCGCTCGGCATGGAACTGCAGGGCAGTGTCACCCGGCCCGAGCCCAAGGGCCGGCTGCTCTACACCGTGGACGCGGCGGACACCGAGACCCCCGCCTTCGCGCCGCTCATCACCAACGCCACCACCACTCCCCTCAGCCTGGTGGTGAACGCGGGCACCGTGAACGCGCAGCCGTGCCGCTGCAGCGTGCCGCCGGGCGCCACCCGCGCCCATATCGGCTACTACCCGCTCTACCTCAACAGCGCGGTCGAGGCCAACGGGCCTGGGGGCCAGCCCGCCCGGTTCCGGGATCTTGGCAAGGCCGTGGACCGGACCGACGGCACCGTGGGGCTGCGGTTCGAGGCGAAGGACTTCCTCCCTTGATCACTGCGGGATGACCACCGTGCCGCTCCGGAGCAGGAGCGGCAGGTGGCAGGCGGCGTTGTTCCCCACCCGGCAGGCCTTCCCGTACAGCGCGATCGCCCGGTCCTCGTCCCG
The Gemmatimonadota bacterium DNA segment above includes these coding regions:
- a CDS encoding ammonium transporter, with the protein product MSRSRLLLVLAVLAAPAALAAQAAPVDSAAALAAPAVTAVASTADSVAQAANTAAVASGVAVNFVWTLVAGFLVMLMQLGFAMVETGFTRAKNAAHTATMNFMVYGVAMMAYWACGFAIQAGGLGPILPLGQTAETATLTKALSISLGGHTWNLMGLSGFFLTGINYTAPVFAYFLFQMVFMDTTATIPTGVLAERWKFTSFLGLSLAIGGLIYPLYANWVWGGGWLSQLGSNAGLGHGHVDFAGSSVVHLTGGVIGLVTGKLLGARRGKYGPNGQVNAIPGHNIPMAIFGTFVLCFGWFGFNAGSTLAGTDLRIGVVATNTMLAGAAGSITAMIYMWTRFGKPDPSMLANGVLAGLVAITAPCAFVTAPVAVLIGGIAGVLVCWAVYFVERTLRIDDPVGAIAVHGVNGLWGVFALGLFADGTYGEGWNGVAGGVRGLFYGDASQLAAQSIGIVTNIVVVGALAFVCWQVIGLIVGGHRVSADAEELGLDIPEVGALAYPDTQDISSAVVLASASAHATTKASKAAA
- a CDS encoding DJ-1/PfpI family protein; its protein translation is MAPTRTVSLLVFDDAEVLDVAGPFEVFSVAGRRHGLEPFRVVLVAERPGPVHLRGGLTLLPHHTLADAPAAEILLVPGGLGTRREVGNAALIAWIRQAAAQAELVLSVCTGSLLLGKAGLLDGLETATHHAAVGLLRDVAPLAVVREGERFLDTGRVISSAGVSAGLDMSLHVVERLLGSELAEETASYMEYHWDRNEEGLRDEGV
- a CDS encoding protein kinase, whose product is MAEAPCPTCKTPVPSAALYCPNCGSRTGSGDSKVEPQPALDVPTLLALALGTKYEVRRMLGEGGFAQVYEVFDTDLQRRLAVKVLKPDIAWSAGMLERFRQECRSIARLSHPNILAIHFVGEGQGLVYYAMPFVEGEALASLLRRGGALTPERALGILRPLLDALSHAHGQGLIHRDIKPDNIMLEASTGRPLLVDFGIAKRLDGEGHRTQTGFVVGTPQYMSPEQALGQGDVDARSDLYAVGAVLYQMVTGAPPFEGDTSQEIVGKHLSEPAPIASAKNARIPGWLSDVIVRCLAKRPAERYQSAAMLLEAVEAGRLSGPQEGVSAERVARKLQEDATAIMPSAEQRRATPPPVRPSRSVSGAGVVREAPAAPPAATGGRRWPLLLLVLLLGGGAGGWFLLTRNATLVVENRLVDPIKVTVGSETREVTPGASIELTVRTGQPLVAQWFLVRPVGPDGQPLGMELQGSVTRPEPKGRLLYTVDAADTETPAFAPLITNATTTPLSLVVNAGTVNAQPCRCSVPPGATRAHIGYYPLYLNSAVEANGPGGQPARFRDLGKAVDRTDGTVGLRFEAKDFLP
- a CDS encoding P-II family nitrogen regulator, producing the protein MKLITTVIRPEKLPEVKAALFRAGITGVTISRVSGHGGERELVETYRGAQVILEFREKVKVEMACSEPFVEPCIKAILSAARTGEVGDGKIFVQPIERVIRIRTGEADNAALTPVTADEVQRAALQETLAGVK
- the ilvD gene encoding dihydroxy-acid dehydratase; translated protein: MPHNLRSRAVTQGVQRAPNRAMLRAVGFTEGDFEKPIVGVANGYSTITPCNAGLDLLARRAEAAIRDAGAMPQLFGVITVSDGISMGTQGMKYSLVSREVIADSIETAVNAESMDGVLAVGGCDKNMPGAMIAIARLGIPAIFVYGGTIKPGHLEGEDLTIVSAFEAVGQFSAGRIDAERLHAVECHACPGAGSCGGMYTANTMSSVIEAMGLSLPGSSTMAAEDAEKAESAARSGAVLVEAIRAGRTPRQILTRAAFENAITVVMATGGSTNAVLHLLAIAHAAHVPLALDDFEAIRARVPVLCDLKPSGRYVMTDLHRVGGIPQVMKMLLAHGLLHGDCLTISGQTIAEVLRDVPEAPPEGQDVLRPWDRPMYAQGHLAVLRGNLAEEGSVAKITGVKQPSMTGPARVFESEEDCLGAILGGRIRPGDVLVIRYEGPRGGPGMREMLSPTAAIIGAGLGDSVGLITDGRFSGGTYGMVVGHVAPEAAAGGTIALVQEGDRITIDAARRLLQLEVPEAEIARRRAAWRPPAARYTRGVLAKYARQVSSACFGAVTDGP